The Glycine soja cultivar W05 chromosome 8, ASM419377v2, whole genome shotgun sequence genome has a window encoding:
- the LOC114421459 gene encoding uncharacterized protein LOC114421459: MDLYFPLAILVLILGTPYSSAFGKSESNVKTAVFLSPKFELGPGSVANKFDYDIDFPRGHIALKSFNAEVVDEAGNSVALHETYLHHWVVARYYQPKYVKTHTSYDGHRILHNSDYVFVRNSGLCQRNTLGQYFGLGSETRGTATDVPDPFGIAVGDPAEIPEGYEEKWMFNIHAIDTRGVVDKRGCTECKCELYNVTKDAYGKPLMPDYKGGLKCCYDQTQCRLREGFEGPKRSLYLRYTVKWVDWDKFLVPVKIYIFDVTDTIKISDDSGGMIPEHDCQIEYDVESCSTDQKDGNGCLHVQKTSLPLQKGGYVIYGVAHQHSGGTGSTLYGQDGRVICSSIPSYGKGKEAGNEADYIVGMSTCYPRPGSVNIIDGETLTLESNYSSSREHTGVMGLFYLLVAEQLPHQHLKHTSRSSFFIDINSIVH, from the exons ATGGATTTGTATTTTCCTTTGGCAATACTTGTGCTGATATTAGGCACACCATACTCTAGTGCTTTTGGGAAGAGTGAAAGTAATGTGAAAACAGCTGTTTTTCTGTCTCCCAAGTTTGAACTTGGACCGGGTTCGGTAGCCaataaatttgattatgataTTGATTTTCCAAGAGGTCATATTGCCCTCAAGAGTTTCAATGCTGAAGTAGTTGATGAAGCAGGGAACTCTGTGGCTCTCCATGAAACTTATCTCCATCACTGGGTTGTTGCAAGATACTATCAACCTAAATATGTTAAGACACACACAAGCTATGATGGTCATAGGATACTTCATAACTCTGATTACGTATTTGTGAGGAACAGTGGCTTATGCCAGAGAAATACTCTTGGACAGTACTTTGGCCTTGGATCAGAGACACGAGGCACAGCTACGGATGTTCCAGATCCTTTTGGGATAGCTGTAGGGGATCCTGCAGAAATTCCTGAAGGGTATGAGGAGAAGTGGATGTTCAATATCCATGCCATTGATACACGCGGTGTAGTGGATAAGAGGGGGTGCACTGAGTGTAAGTGTGAGCTTTACAATGTTACAAAGGATGCATATGGCAAGCCTCTAATGCCAGACTACAAAGGAGGTTTGAAATGTTGCTATGATCAAACACAGTGCAGGTTGAGGGAAGGCTTTGAGGGCCCAAAGAGGAGCCTCTACCTAAGATACACAGTAAAGTGGGTTGACTGGGACAAGTTTCTTGTGCCTGTtaagatttatatatttgatgtcACTGATACTATAAAAATATCAGATGATTCTGGAGGAATGATCCCTGAGCATGATTGCCAG ATTGAGTATGACGTTGAATCTTGCAGCACTGACCAAAAGGATGGTAATGGCTGCCTTCATGTGCAGAAGACAAGCCTTCCACTGCAAAAGGGTGGTTATGTCATCTATGGTGTTGCTCATCAACATTCAGGTGGAACTGGATCAACTCTATATGGACAG GATGGAAGAGTTATATGTTCTTCGATACCAAGTTAtggaaagggaaaagaagcaggAAATGAAGCAGACTACATTGTAGGAATGAGCACATGTTATCCTCGACCTGGTTCTGTAAATATAATTGATGGTGAAACTTTAACTCTAGAGTCTAATTACAGCAGCAGCCGTGAGCACACGGGAGTAATGGGGCTTTTCTATTTATTGGTGGCAGAACAACTTCCACACCAACACTTGAAACATACCTCTCGGTCTTCATTCTTTATAGATATTAATAGTATAGTTCATTGA
- the LOC114421460 gene encoding uncharacterized protein LOC114421460 has protein sequence MSFTFTTMTLNLVLLMAMVATNILSLYHLSSTLQSPKSPKPPPPVPDQLLHQLHTIRATINHLTRLQNINNPTKKSTIPSDLLLYSHLSPIASSCHNHPELLHKYMTYTPFSLCPSDSDLAESLILRGCHPLPRRRCFSKTPQKQIPPNSLPKNPFPSSLPNNAVIWDHYQCKSFDCLNKQNPNLGFQPSRDISRFNSYKTDLDLPIQQLFQIAAAAKSVLRLGLDVGGGTGSFAAAMRLRNVTVVTTTMNVAAPNSEAVALRGLVPLHMPLQQRLPLFDGVLDLVRCGRAVNRWIPLTVMEFLLLDVDRVLRGGGYLWVDHFFSKGVDLEKVYAPLIGKLGYKKVKWATGNKTDAGGVKNGEVYLTALLQKPVSR, from the coding sequence ATGAGTTTCACCTTCACCACCATGACCTTGAACTTGGTCCTCTTAATGGCCATGGTGGCCACCAACATCCTCTCCCTCTACCACCTCTCCTCCACCCTCCAATCCCCCAAATCCCCCAAACCACCCCCACCTGTCCCCGACCAACTCCTCCACCAGCTCCACACTATACGCGCCACCATCAACCACCTCACGCGCCTCCAGAACATTAACAACCCAACTAAAAAATCCACCATCCCCTCAGATCTACTCTTATACTCCCACCTCTCCCCAATAGCCTCCTCCTGCCACAACCACCCCGAACTCCTCCACAAGTACATGACTTACACACCTTTCTCTCTCTGCCCCTCCGATTCCGACCTCGCCGAATCCCTAATCCTCCGCGGCTGCCACCCCCTCCCCCGCCGCCGCTGCTTCTCCAAAACACCACAGAAACAAATTCCCCCAAATTCCCTCCCTAAAAACCCCTTCCCTTCCTCCCTCCCTAACAACGCTGTAATTTGGGATCATTACCAATGCAAATCGTTCGATTGCTTGAATAAACAAAACCCTAACCTCGGCTTCCAACCTTCTCGTGATATTTCGAGGTTCAATTCGTATAAGACTGATTTGGATCTCCCGATCCAGCAGCTGTTTCAGATCGCGGCGGCCGCGAAGTCGGTGCTGCGCCTCGGCCTCGACGTCGGCGGCGGCACCGGCTCCTTCGCCGCAGCGATGAGGCTCCGCAACGTGACCGTGGTAACCACGACCATGAACGTGGCGGCGCCGAACAGCGAGGCCGTCGCGCTGCGGGGGCTCGTGCCGCTGCACATGCCACTGCAGCAGCGGCTTCCGCTGTTCGACGGCGTCCTGGATCTAGTGCGGTGCGGGCGCGCCGTGAACCGGTGGATTCCGTTGACGGTGATGGAGTTTCTGCTGCTGGATGTTGATAGGGTGCTGAGGGGAGGAGGGTACCTTTGGGTGGATCATTTTTTCAGCAAAGGGGTGGACCTTGAGAAGGTGTATGCGCCTTTGATCGGGAAATTGGGGTACAAGAAGGTGAAGTGGGCGACGGGGAATAAGACCGATGCCGGTGGGGTAAAAAATGGGGAAGTTTACTTGACTGCGTTGCTGCAGAAGCCTGTGTCCAGATGA